The Pseudodesulfovibrio sp. zrk46 genome contains a region encoding:
- a CDS encoding MarR family transcriptional regulator, translating into MIFKETKKKSPSYRAARIFRTNACLLDKKLAALGLCHGQLPYLLGVATQAGQTQDELATSIRVHRAATARTLKGMEDAGLITRKENPENRRQKLVYPTDKANALIDDVLAILDEQNELMLKGFTTEEKIQLLTLMDRVLDNLDNAIKEGCNV; encoded by the coding sequence ATGATCTTCAAAGAGACAAAAAAGAAAAGCCCAAGCTACCGGGCTGCCCGCATATTCAGGACCAACGCCTGTCTCCTGGACAAAAAGCTGGCTGCGCTTGGCCTGTGCCATGGCCAGCTTCCCTACCTGCTCGGCGTTGCCACGCAGGCCGGACAGACGCAGGACGAATTGGCGACATCCATTCGCGTCCATCGCGCTGCCACAGCCCGAACCCTCAAGGGAATGGAAGATGCAGGGCTCATCACCCGCAAGGAAAACCCTGAGAATCGACGTCAAAAGCTGGTCTATCCCACGGACAAGGCAAACGCTCTGATTGACGACGTACTTGCCATTCTCGATGAGCAGAATGAACTGATGCTTAAAGGCTTCACCACAGAAGAGAAGATACAATTGCTCACACTTATGGACCGGGTTCTCGACAATCTGGACAACGCTATCAAGGAGGGGTGCAATGTTTAA
- a CDS encoding MFS transporter: MFKADERTAGLYTITVTQFALVFMLSAVAVAVPALGREFGASASQLGLVESGYISAVAMLLFPVTKLADKIGRGATFAMGVLLFTIVSFVLPMCTSMDQFIILRVFQGCGGAMLVSTGLAILADLYPGPGRAKALGIASAGVYLGLSAGPWLGGMIVTHWGWRWVFWAGGIPCALVFLLSLKTLPVRPVITKGIRFDPLGAILIALGMIFLSQGGSQLHNPTGQIMLAGGIVALIAFVLWENRAKSPLLDMKLFRSNPSFSLGSAVQFISYSATFGVTFLISLYLQISQGMTASEAGIVLMAQPLMQVIFSLVSGNWCERWAPHKVATIGMGLATLGLGAAIFLGNEVSILHVVVLLGLCGAGSAIFATANMAVIMGAVEKQHYGVASAVVAAMRTTGMTVSLVFISGVFAIIIGPHALHEGNAPVYVEAMHVAFIALTIFSASGVIMSARARMKKRNSDTPAHETPYEKPLVKAAVPMKGESCPDQAQQ, from the coding sequence ATGTTTAAAGCAGATGAACGCACCGCCGGACTCTATACCATCACCGTAACCCAGTTCGCTCTGGTCTTCATGCTTTCCGCTGTGGCCGTGGCCGTGCCTGCCCTTGGCCGCGAGTTCGGCGCCAGCGCTTCTCAGCTCGGACTGGTGGAATCAGGCTATATCTCCGCCGTGGCCATGCTCCTCTTTCCAGTCACCAAGCTGGCCGACAAGATTGGTCGTGGCGCAACGTTCGCCATGGGCGTACTGCTCTTCACTATTGTCAGCTTCGTGCTGCCCATGTGCACCAGCATGGACCAGTTCATCATCCTCCGCGTCTTTCAGGGCTGCGGTGGTGCAATGCTCGTGTCCACCGGTCTCGCCATCCTTGCCGACCTCTACCCCGGTCCTGGCCGGGCCAAGGCCCTCGGCATCGCTTCGGCTGGTGTATACCTCGGCCTCTCTGCCGGGCCGTGGCTTGGCGGCATGATCGTCACCCACTGGGGTTGGAGATGGGTCTTTTGGGCCGGCGGTATTCCGTGCGCACTGGTGTTCCTCCTCTCCCTCAAGACGTTGCCCGTCCGACCTGTGATCACCAAAGGCATCCGCTTTGACCCGTTGGGCGCGATCCTCATCGCCCTTGGCATGATCTTTCTCTCGCAGGGTGGCTCCCAACTGCATAACCCAACCGGGCAGATAATGTTGGCTGGCGGTATCGTCGCCCTGATCGCATTTGTTTTGTGGGAAAACCGGGCCAAAAGTCCGCTGCTGGACATGAAACTATTCCGCAGCAACCCGTCCTTTTCCCTTGGCAGCGCGGTGCAGTTCATCAGCTACTCTGCCACCTTTGGTGTGACCTTCCTGATCTCGCTCTACTTGCAGATATCTCAGGGGATGACCGCCAGTGAAGCTGGTATCGTACTCATGGCGCAGCCCCTGATGCAGGTGATTTTCTCACTGGTCAGCGGCAACTGGTGCGAACGCTGGGCACCGCACAAGGTGGCAACCATCGGCATGGGCCTCGCCACGCTGGGCCTCGGCGCAGCCATCTTCCTTGGCAACGAGGTATCCATACTCCACGTCGTCGTCCTGCTCGGCCTCTGCGGCGCAGGTAGCGCAATCTTCGCCACCGCCAACATGGCCGTGATCATGGGCGCAGTGGAGAAACAACATTACGGGGTAGCCTCTGCCGTGGTCGCCGCCATGCGCACCACCGGCATGACTGTCAGCCTCGTCTTCATCAGCGGCGTCTTTGCCATCATCATCGGTCCCCACGCCCTGCACGAAGGCAATGCTCCTGTATACGTGGAAGCCATGCATGTCGCTTTCATCGCCCTTACCATTTTCAGTGCTTCGGGCGTGATCATGTCAGCCCGTGCCCGAATGAAGAAACGCAATAGTGATACCCCTGCCCATGAAACACCGTACGAAAAGCCACTCGTAAAGGCTGCTGTCCCCATGAAGGGTGAGAGCTGTCCTGATCAGGCACAGCAATAA
- the pgm gene encoding phosphoglucomutase (alpha-D-glucose-1,6-bisphosphate-dependent): MALHELAGKPAPQEILTNIPRLVSAYYRTKPDPTDPGCRISFGTSGHRGCSLDGSFNEDHILAVSQAVCEYRASAGIVGPLHLGMDTHALSEPALASALEVFAANGVTVRIQEGLGYTPTPVISHAILTWNRDHASSLADGVVITPSHNPPRDGGYKYNPPEGGPAGTDVTGTIQKRANEILEGDLADVKRIPFERALKLDTTIHYDYITPYISDLRNVVDMELLASSDLKIGVDPMGGSGIAFWEPMAEMYGLDMTITNRAIDPSFSFMTVDRDGKIRMDCSSPWAMASLIEHKDSYDIAFGNDPDYDRHGIVTRSSGLLNPNHYLSVAIEYLFSHRPGWSPEAAIGKTLVSSSMIDRVANDLGRRMSEVPVGFKWFVDGLLDGSCAFGGEESAGASFVRFDGSVWTTDKDGIIMNLLAAEITARTSLDPGELYRALEDKHGSPVYERIQAPANREQKAAFKSLTSEKVTADTLAGEEITAKLTHAPGNGAAIGGLKVTTENGWFAARPSGTEDIYKIYAESFKGEEHLKQIQEEAQEIVSSLF; the protein is encoded by the coding sequence GTGGCTTTGCACGAACTGGCCGGAAAACCCGCGCCTCAGGAAATCCTGACCAATATCCCCCGTCTTGTTTCCGCATACTACCGGACCAAACCCGATCCGACCGATCCCGGCTGCCGCATTTCCTTTGGCACGTCCGGACACCGCGGTTGCTCGCTGGACGGTAGCTTCAATGAAGATCATATCCTTGCCGTGTCTCAAGCTGTCTGTGAGTACCGCGCTTCGGCAGGCATTGTCGGGCCACTTCATCTCGGAATGGATACCCACGCCCTGAGTGAGCCTGCGCTGGCTTCCGCGCTGGAAGTCTTCGCGGCTAACGGTGTGACCGTTCGTATTCAGGAAGGCCTCGGCTACACGCCCACCCCTGTCATCTCCCACGCCATCCTCACCTGGAATCGCGACCATGCTTCCAGTCTCGCTGACGGCGTGGTGATCACCCCGTCCCACAACCCGCCTCGCGACGGCGGTTACAAGTACAACCCGCCCGAGGGCGGCCCGGCCGGAACCGATGTGACCGGCACCATCCAGAAGCGGGCCAACGAGATTCTCGAAGGTGACCTCGCGGATGTAAAGCGTATCCCCTTTGAGCGTGCTCTCAAGCTGGATACAACCATTCACTACGACTACATCACGCCATATATTTCCGACTTACGGAACGTAGTGGATATGGAGCTGCTCGCGTCTTCCGATCTCAAGATCGGTGTGGACCCCATGGGCGGCTCGGGCATCGCTTTCTGGGAGCCCATGGCCGAGATGTACGGTCTGGACATGACCATCACCAACCGCGCCATTGATCCCTCTTTTTCCTTCATGACCGTGGACCGTGACGGCAAGATCCGTATGGATTGTTCCTCGCCGTGGGCCATGGCCTCGCTCATTGAGCACAAGGACAGTTATGATATCGCCTTTGGCAACGATCCGGATTACGACCGCCACGGTATCGTGACGCGCAGCTCCGGTCTGCTCAATCCGAACCATTACCTTTCCGTTGCCATCGAATATCTTTTCTCTCATCGTCCGGGCTGGAGCCCGGAGGCCGCCATCGGCAAGACGCTGGTTTCCAGCTCCATGATCGACCGTGTAGCCAATGACTTGGGCCGTCGCATGAGCGAGGTGCCTGTCGGTTTCAAGTGGTTCGTGGATGGACTGCTCGATGGTTCCTGCGCCTTTGGAGGCGAAGAGTCTGCCGGAGCCAGCTTTGTTCGCTTTGATGGTTCTGTGTGGACCACGGACAAGGACGGCATTATCATGAATCTGCTTGCTGCCGAGATCACTGCCCGTACCAGCCTCGATCCGGGTGAGCTTTACCGTGCGCTTGAAGATAAACACGGCTCCCCCGTGTACGAGCGCATTCAGGCTCCGGCCAACCGCGAGCAGAAGGCGGCGTTCAAGTCCCTGACTTCGGAGAAGGTCACTGCCGATACCCTCGCGGGCGAGGAAATCACGGCCAAACTGACCCATGCACCGGGTAACGGTGCAGCCATTGGCGGCCTCAAGGTGACGACAGAGAATGGTTGGTTCGCGGCGCGTCCGTCCGGCACCGAGGATATCTACAAGATTTATGCGGAGTCCTTTAAGGGTGAGGAGCACCTGAAGCAGATTCAGGAAGAAGCGCAGGAGATCGTCAGTTCTCTGTTCTAG
- a CDS encoding cyclic nucleotide-binding domain-containing protein: MDIVQFDPNDTALVDAIKKIPAFNPLTGPLLNEVMKTVTIRDYDKREAIINQGELDQCMFFLMKGKLSVQVDGIEVGVLDKPNAVFGEMGIVDSSPRSASVLARRPARCLALDISFFDELEGRAKLAVQAFFYKMFYEILVKRLREANERIADLDMQKAVMENMEI; encoded by the coding sequence ATGGATATAGTTCAGTTCGACCCCAATGATACGGCTCTGGTGGACGCCATCAAAAAGATCCCCGCTTTCAACCCCCTGACTGGGCCGTTGCTCAATGAGGTTATGAAGACGGTGACCATCCGCGACTATGACAAGCGGGAGGCGATCATCAATCAGGGAGAGTTGGATCAGTGCATGTTTTTTCTGATGAAAGGCAAACTTTCTGTTCAGGTGGATGGTATCGAGGTCGGCGTACTGGACAAGCCGAACGCGGTGTTTGGTGAAATGGGCATCGTGGATTCCTCGCCTCGGTCGGCGTCTGTGCTGGCCAGACGGCCCGCTCGTTGTCTCGCGTTGGACATAAGTTTTTTTGATGAATTGGAAGGTCGCGCCAAGCTGGCGGTGCAGGCGTTTTTCTACAAGATGTTTTACGAAATTCTGGTCAAGCGGCTCAGGGAGGCAAACGAACGTATTGCCGATCTGGATATGCAGAAGGCCGTGATGGAAAACATGGAAATCTAA
- a CDS encoding cyclic nucleotide-binding domain-containing protein — translation MKEFKFSPENKSILAQLRKMPIFDAMEPEQLAEVVKMGRIRRYDEGEVIIAEGEMDQMVFFLAQGSCTVQVEGLGVGVISKVGDVFGEMGMVDAEPRSATITAREQVICLAMDGSFLDQMKTVDDLASKGLFYRIFSEILAARVRDANARILKLEDELKDLSVQMPSI, via the coding sequence ATGAAAGAGTTCAAATTCAGCCCGGAAAACAAGAGCATTCTGGCGCAGCTGCGAAAGATGCCCATTTTCGACGCCATGGAGCCGGAACAGTTGGCCGAGGTGGTCAAAATGGGGCGTATTCGCCGCTATGATGAAGGAGAGGTGATTATTGCCGAGGGGGAGATGGATCAGATGGTGTTCTTCCTCGCTCAGGGCAGTTGCACCGTTCAAGTAGAAGGTCTTGGCGTGGGAGTGATATCCAAAGTGGGTGATGTCTTCGGCGAAATGGGCATGGTCGATGCCGAGCCGAGGTCTGCCACAATAACAGCCCGCGAGCAGGTTATTTGTCTTGCCATGGACGGATCATTCCTCGACCAGATGAAAACAGTCGACGATCTCGCGTCCAAGGGGTTGTTTTATCGGATATTTTCTGAAATCCTTGCGGCCCGTGTTCGTGACGCCAACGCTCGAATACTGAAGCTGGAAGATGAACTTAAAGATTTGTCGGTTCAGATGCCGAGTATATAA
- a CDS encoding methyl-accepting chemotaxis protein — protein sequence MINWLLSKISRAILIPTIALIVIGVTSLVFYVKDSSYNMVLHNETQAAETVSKNITETLDLFIESNKGSAKMLAESDHIQKMLSGAEAVPHQEMLSYVKSNKNLWATLVFDASGKCVAGASFDGGNLAGLDLSSRPYVQAALSGKNEFVSQTIFKAKTDGSLLFGVSAPVRDENGKVIGGVGIFANWLNFCKKFIDPVVIGNDGYGFILDSNGHFIYHPKNKSVILQDYSQHEFVRTAMREKDGKITYEWDGESKLMVFHTDKSTGWIVCMSAYEVDLASKAVEQGYVLMGIGGGIIILLILLIFMFMKRLVVTPVGKAMTLAADMADGDLVRDISSDSPNELGNLMRSMGSMVVSLRRVVHDVKSAAEQVAAGSEEIAASAEQMSEGSVEQAASVEEISSSVETMANNIKINMETAQETKDIAVKTAKDAGEGGDAVKQTVTAMRDIADRTSIIEEIARQTNLLALNAAIEAARAGEHGKGFAVVAAEVRKLAERSGVAAAEISDLTGNSLAVAEKAGTMLEQIVKDIRHNETLVQEVAAASQEQHASAQQITVAIQHLDVVVQKNASFSEELSATSQELSSQAVQLQETMEFFTVDDSGYGNGHGHGKGNGSHVVKGNPVRVVATPTPRKALSHNIDDQFERF from the coding sequence ATGATCAACTGGCTTCTGAGTAAAATCTCACGAGCGATCCTTATTCCGACCATCGCGCTGATCGTCATCGGCGTGACGTCGTTGGTCTTTTACGTAAAGGATTCATCGTACAACATGGTGCTGCACAACGAAACGCAGGCAGCGGAAACCGTGTCCAAGAATATTACGGAAACCCTCGACCTGTTCATTGAGAGCAACAAAGGGTCTGCCAAGATGCTGGCAGAAAGCGACCATATTCAAAAAATGTTGTCCGGGGCTGAAGCAGTTCCGCACCAGGAGATGCTCTCCTATGTGAAAAGCAACAAAAACCTCTGGGCAACCCTGGTTTTCGATGCCTCAGGCAAATGCGTGGCTGGCGCTTCATTTGACGGCGGCAACCTCGCAGGCCTCGACCTCTCATCCCGCCCCTATGTTCAGGCGGCACTTTCCGGCAAAAATGAATTTGTCTCCCAAACGATCTTCAAGGCCAAAACCGACGGCTCTCTCCTTTTCGGCGTCAGCGCACCTGTCCGTGACGAGAACGGCAAGGTCATCGGCGGTGTAGGCATTTTCGCCAACTGGCTCAACTTCTGCAAGAAATTCATCGACCCCGTGGTCATCGGCAATGATGGATACGGCTTTATCCTCGATTCCAACGGTCACTTCATCTACCATCCCAAAAACAAATCCGTTATCTTGCAGGACTATAGCCAGCATGAGTTCGTTCGTACCGCCATGCGCGAAAAGGATGGGAAAATCACCTACGAATGGGACGGTGAATCCAAGCTGATGGTCTTCCACACCGACAAGTCAACCGGCTGGATCGTCTGCATGTCCGCCTATGAGGTGGACCTCGCTTCCAAAGCCGTGGAACAGGGCTACGTGCTCATGGGCATCGGCGGCGGCATCATTATCCTTCTCATCCTGCTCATCTTCATGTTCATGAAGCGCCTTGTGGTTACCCCTGTGGGCAAGGCCATGACCCTGGCTGCAGACATGGCCGACGGCGATCTGGTCCGCGACATTTCCAGCGACTCTCCCAACGAGCTCGGCAACCTGATGCGTTCCATGGGCTCCATGGTCGTGTCCCTGCGCCGTGTGGTTCACGACGTCAAATCAGCCGCCGAGCAGGTGGCCGCAGGCAGTGAGGAAATCGCCGCCTCTGCCGAGCAGATGAGTGAAGGTTCCGTCGAGCAGGCCGCCAGCGTGGAGGAGATTTCCTCCTCCGTGGAAACCATGGCCAACAACATCAAGATAAACATGGAAACCGCTCAGGAGACCAAGGATATCGCGGTCAAGACCGCCAAGGACGCAGGTGAAGGCGGCGACGCGGTCAAGCAGACCGTCACCGCCATGCGCGACATCGCGGACCGTACCTCTATCATCGAAGAAATTGCCCGTCAGACCAACCTGCTCGCACTCAACGCCGCTATTGAGGCAGCTCGTGCCGGTGAGCACGGCAAGGGGTTCGCAGTGGTCGCCGCTGAAGTTCGCAAGCTGGCTGAGCGCTCCGGCGTGGCCGCAGCCGAGATCAGCGATCTGACCGGCAACAGCCTGGCCGTGGCCGAAAAGGCCGGCACCATGCTGGAACAGATCGTCAAGGACATCCGCCACAATGAGACCCTGGTTCAGGAAGTGGCAGCAGCCAGCCAGGAACAGCACGCTTCCGCCCAGCAGATCACGGTAGCCATCCAGCACCTCGACGTGGTCGTCCAGAAGAACGCGTCCTTCTCCGAAGAGCTCTCCGCCACCTCGCAGGAGCTCTCCAGCCAGGCTGTGCAGTTGCAAGAAACCATGGAGTTCTTCACCGTGGACGACAGCGGCTACGGAAATGGCCACGGACACGGCAAGGGGAATGGCTCCCATGTGGTAAAAGGCAACCCGGTGCGCGTTGTCGCCACACCGACACCACGCAAGGCCCTGTCTCATAACATCGATGACCAGTTCGAACGTTTCTAA
- a CDS encoding cyclic nucleotide-binding domain-containing protein, with amino-acid sequence MKEVPFDPANDDIMERLRNVPAFDALPDSHIREAMKAASIRRYDKNEVIISEGEFDNQVFFLIFGDLEISVHGTVVGSLKRLGDVFGEMGIIDGSPRSATITTRSTALVVALDDTAIGGMGDVSKIFTQAVMYRVFAEVLAVRLRDANDHISELNEELDKLKG; translated from the coding sequence ATGAAGGAAGTTCCCTTTGATCCGGCCAATGATGATATCATGGAGCGGTTGCGCAACGTACCCGCCTTTGATGCTCTGCCTGACAGCCATATTCGCGAGGCCATGAAAGCCGCGTCCATTCGCCGTTATGACAAGAATGAAGTGATTATTTCCGAAGGTGAATTCGACAATCAGGTCTTCTTTCTGATTTTCGGAGATCTGGAGATTTCAGTACATGGAACAGTGGTGGGCTCGCTCAAACGGCTCGGGGATGTCTTTGGTGAGATGGGTATCATCGACGGCAGTCCTCGATCAGCTACCATCACCACCCGGAGCACTGCGCTGGTAGTCGCGCTCGATGACACGGCTATTGGCGGAATGGGCGATGTCAGCAAAATTTTCACCCAGGCGGTCATGTACCGGGTCTTTGCCGAAGTGCTGGCCGTTCGCCTGCGCGATGCCAATGATCATATTTCCGAGTTGAACGAGGAATTGGACAAGCTGAAAGGCTAG
- a CDS encoding M48 family metallopeptidase: MNAFLVVILASLALSWLLGVLSNILGSRHLSPEVPAEFIDVYDAETYAKSQRYARASMRFSTLADTAGTVLTFALILGGVFNWLDVWLRTMEWGQIPTGLAYIGLLSLASYAVSLPFEIYQTFVLENRFGFNTTTVKTFVTDRIKGLVLNTLLGGGLLAGILYFFDKTGQSAWLWCWGLATAFTLGLTYVAPTWILPLFNKFTPLEEGELRTALVEYARKTQFELSGIFVMDGSKRSTKGNAFFTGFGKRRRIALFDTLIDDQDTSEIVAVLAHEVGHAKRGHIRKRLAVGILKTGVVFYLMSIFMHSPGLFAAFGMENMSNYAGLVFFVLLYTPVSLVLSVLANRVSRKHEFEADAYAAETTGDPGAMISALKKLSASNLSNLTPHPLTVWLDYGHPPVLERVRALSKQVK, encoded by the coding sequence TTGAACGCTTTTCTCGTTGTCATCCTCGCATCCCTCGCTTTGTCGTGGCTGCTTGGCGTGTTGTCCAATATCCTTGGCAGCCGTCATCTGTCCCCGGAAGTTCCTGCTGAGTTCATCGACGTCTATGACGCTGAAACCTATGCCAAATCCCAACGGTACGCCCGTGCCTCCATGCGCTTTTCCACGCTGGCGGATACGGCCGGAACCGTATTGACATTCGCCCTGATTCTGGGCGGCGTGTTCAACTGGCTTGATGTCTGGCTTCGAACAATGGAGTGGGGGCAGATACCCACAGGGCTGGCCTATATCGGTCTGCTCAGTCTGGCGAGCTACGCCGTAAGCCTGCCGTTTGAGATATACCAGACCTTCGTTCTGGAGAATCGCTTCGGTTTCAATACCACTACGGTGAAGACATTCGTGACGGACCGCATCAAGGGGCTGGTTTTGAATACGCTGCTGGGTGGCGGCCTGCTGGCGGGTATCCTCTATTTTTTTGACAAGACCGGCCAGTCCGCATGGCTGTGGTGCTGGGGATTGGCGACCGCCTTCACCCTTGGCCTGACATACGTGGCTCCCACCTGGATCCTGCCGTTGTTCAACAAGTTCACGCCGCTCGAGGAAGGGGAACTGCGAACCGCGCTGGTGGAATATGCTCGCAAGACACAGTTCGAATTGAGCGGGATTTTCGTCATGGATGGTTCCAAGCGATCCACCAAGGGCAATGCTTTCTTTACAGGATTTGGCAAACGTCGACGCATAGCCCTGTTTGATACTCTCATCGACGATCAGGATACCAGTGAGATCGTGGCCGTGCTGGCTCACGAGGTGGGCCACGCCAAGCGCGGGCACATTCGCAAGCGACTGGCAGTGGGCATTCTCAAGACCGGGGTCGTCTTCTACCTCATGTCCATTTTCATGCATTCTCCCGGGCTGTTCGCGGCATTCGGCATGGAGAATATGTCCAACTATGCCGGGCTGGTGTTTTTCGTGCTGTTGTATACCCCGGTGTCGCTGGTACTTTCTGTGCTGGCAAATCGTGTGTCGCGCAAGCATGAGTTTGAGGCGGACGCATATGCTGCCGAGACGACCGGCGATCCCGGGGCCATGATCTCCGCACTGAAGAAGCTGTCGGCCAGCAATCTCTCCAATCTGACACCTCACCCGTTGACCGTTTGGCTGGACTATGGCCATCCCCCGGTGCTGGAGCGGGTGCGCGCCTTGTCCAAACAAGTGAAATAA